The sequence below is a genomic window from Lujinxingia litoralis.
AGCGCTGCCTGACGGGCACGCTTGAGCGTGGCCGCCGCCCCCTGCGCGAGCCGACTCGCCAGACGACGCGAACGCCTGTCAAAGGGCCGCGTCCACGAGAGAAGCGCGAGCACCGCCTCAACCCCCTCCCCCAGATCCAGCGGCAGCGTCAGCCCCGAGGCCCAGGGCTCATCCTCCGGGGGCGCAAGCTCTGCCGGCCCCGGACGCGCCGCCAGCGCGCCCACGTTAAGCCGCTGCCCCCAGGCCTCAAGCGAGGAGACCTCACCCTGAACGTGGGCCGCCTTCACAACCCGCTCCCCCGACGTCTCCTGGATCACCACCACGCTCGCCACGCCAATCCGACCGGCCAGACACCCCGGCAGACGCTCCACAAGCTCCTCCAGGCGCTCGTGCTCCATCCAACCGGCCATCACCTTGAGCAACGCGTCGACATCGTGTTCCGTGCTCACCCAATCCATCCGAGCCACCAGGTCCGTGTCGCTATCCATAAGCCTCGCCCCTTTTTTTGCACATAACGCGCCGGTTTCAGCGAGCGACATTCAGGACGCCAGACTCACTGACAGCCCCCCGCGCGCGTGTGTCGAAATCGTGTGATAGAATCCTACTAAAATTTCACCATATGCAAAGCTTGATCGACACCGCACTTACCTCGCGGGCTCCCCACCGAACCCGACCACTCAGCCCTCTTACCTCCCCTTTTTCCCGACTAAATCACCCACGCAGCCCCCTGACCTACCATTTTACCCCGCTAAATCACCCACGCAGCCCCCTGACCTACCATTTTACCCCGCTAAATCGCCCACTCAGACCCCTGACCTTCCATTTTACCCCGCTAAATCGCCCACTCAGACCCCTGACCTTCCATTTTACCCCGCTAAATCGCCCGCTCAGATGCTCTCCCTGGCCCCCTCGCACGCGTCGCCCCTTGTCAGCCGACGCATTTTCGATGAGGCTCCGCACCGCGCTCTCTCTGGCCTCATCTGACACGGCTGCCGCCATGAGTTCATCTGCCCCCCACCCCGACATGCTCTGGCGTGCCTACACCGCCGCCCGCTATCTGGTCCTCACTCCCGAGCCCCGGGAGCTTCGCTGCGACGAGCCCGCCGGCGCCCTGGACGCCCTCCCGGAGCTGACCCCCGAGACCCCCTGGGCCCTGATCACCGCGCATAACCCGGCCTCCCGGCTGTGCTCCCCCGCACAAAACGCCCGCAGCCACGCCGCGCTGACCCACCTCATTCAAGAGCGCGGCCTGCACCACCGGCCCACCCGCGCGCTGGACCCGCAAGGCGACTGGCCCCCCGAAGAGGGCTTCCTGATCTATCCCCTGGCCCCCGACGACGCCCTTCACCTGGCCCGACGTTTTGGCCAGAACGCCGCGCTGATCGGCACCGGCACCGGCCCGGTCACCCTCCTGGATTGCCGCCCTCAGCCCGGCACCGGGCTGCCCCCCCGCGTCGTCGAGGCCATGCGCCTGGGAGTCGTCCCCGACGAAGCCGTCGACGCCTACACCGTGGGCCGCCACGACGAGATCGCCCGGGTCAACGACGATCTCCAGGCCCTGACCCACGGCGCCGGCAACCTGCGCGTGCTCCTGGCCGACTACGGCGCCGGCAAAACCCACCTCCTGGAGGTGATCGCTCGTCAGGCCCTGGCCCAGAACTTTCTCGTGGCCCGCGTCGTCCTCGACGCCCGCGCCTGCTCCCCGGGGAACCCCGGCCGCGTCTACCGCGGGCTCATCGACCAGCTCACCTACCCCGAGCACCCCGGGGCCGCTCGCCAGGGGCTCACACCCCTCTTTGAGCGCGCCCTCCAGAGCCCGCAAGCCCGCGCCCGCTTCGCTCTCCCCCCGCTGCCCGGGCCCGATCAAGATTGCGGCGAGTTGCCCACGCCCGAGGCACACCTCTACCTGAGCTGCGCGCTGACGCACTTTGAGCGCCTGCAACACACCCCGGACCCACCCCTTCTCGACCGCCTGATGCGCTGGGTCGAGGGCCAGCCCATGGGCCGAAACCGCGACCTGGATCAGGCCCTGCGCCGCCTCAAAGGCAAGCACCGCACCGTCTACAGCCTCAAAGACTACCGCCCCTGGGCCCGCATCTACGCCTACCTCCTGAGCGGCATCCACGTGCTGGCCCGCGACGCCGGCTACGCCGGTCTGGTGCTCCTCTTTGATGAGGCCGAACGCTTCGCCCTGCTCTCCAGCGAGAACCGCGAGCACGCCACCAACCTCTTCAAAGCCATGGCCGCCGCCAGCCTGGGCGCCGACGCCGCCCCCTTTGAACAAGACGACCTCCGCCACGGCGGCCTCGGGGTGCTCCAGACCCTGCCGGCCCGCTACTCCCCTGGCCAGGGCCTGCTGGCCCTCTTCGCCATGACCCCCGACGACCAGGGCGTCAACGCCCTGCGAGAGGCCGCCCCCGACGACGCCTTCGTCGACCTCAATCCCCTGGGCCCCGACGATTTTGAGCTTCTGGCCGCCCGCGTGCTCCGCCTCTACCGCCAGGCCCACACCCAGGCGCTGCCGGCGGCCCTCGACCAGCTCCTGCCCCGCATCATCGCCGGACTCTACCGCCACGGCCTGGTCACCTCGCCACGCCAGGCCATGAAGTTCATCGTCGAACTCCTGGACATCGCTCGCCATAACCCCGGCGCCCTTCGCCCCGCGGTCGCCGAGCTCCAGGGCCTCCTGGGCGCCGGCACCTCCTGAGCCCGGGACGACCGCCCGCCACGCTCACATCCCGACTTGCCTTCCCCTCCTTCGGTGAGAGCTTCGCCCCGAAGCCCGATGCCCCGGCATCTCGACCCGCCGTAGATGAGAGTTGTGCATGTCCACCGCCCTTTCTCCCCTCCCCCACCTTCACACCCTCGAAGCCCTCCAGAAAGGCCCCCTGATCATCGGCCTGCACGGCTGGGGAGGCAGCTACCACACCTTCGATCCCCTGCGCGCCCATCTCCCCCCACAGCGCGCTTTTGCCGCCTGCGACTGGCCCGGCTACGGCCGCTCCCCGGCACCGGCCACCTACTCCCTGGACGCCATCGTGGAACCGGTCGCCGACTGGCTCGCCACGCTGCGCACCCGTCACTCGGGCCCCTTTATTGGCGTGGGCAGCTGCAGCGGTGCGCTCCTGGGCATCGAGCTCTTGCGCCGCCACCCCGACCAGCTCGACCACCTGATCATGGTCGAACCCTTCGCCTTCAATCCCTGGTACCTCAAGCTCTTTCTCATCCCGGGCTTCGGGCGCCTGGCCTACGCCACAACCTTCGCCAATCCCCTGGGCCGCTGGCTCACCAACCGCTCCCTCGCCACTCAAGGCGACAACCAGCCCGACCTGACCACGGTCGCCCACACCCCCATGCGCACCACCCTCTCCTACCTGCGCGAACTCGACCGCATGGGCCACGCTCGCCGCTTTCATGAGGTCACCACCCCCTTGACCCTGGTGCACGGCCAGCACACCTTCGGTGCCCTGATCCGCGGCATCCCCCTGTGGCAAGAGCTCTTCCCCGCCGCCCCGCTGCACGTCATCGAGGGCGCCGGCCACCTCCCCCTCAACGAAACACCCGCGCTTGTGGCGCGGGTGGTGGAAGGGGAGGTGGCACGTGCACAATCCTCACGCTCAAAACCTACATCGCTCTCGTTATCACAACCTTAAACCTCTCCACCTTCAGGCGACCTTTTTACACGACCGCCCGACCTCAGCATCAATCTCCAATCCCTCCGGGCTATAAACAGGACGAGTGAGACAAAACCATCACTCTGAGCACACGCTGCCCCCCTCACTCCCGCCCCACCGCACATCCCCGCCTCCCCGCTCAGAATCCCGCCACCACCTGTGCTATGCTCCCCCGGTCTTTTTGGATTGGAGTTGGGCCATGGTCTCTCACACCTCTCGTCGCTCGATGACTAAACTCGCACAGATCGCGGTGCTCAGCGCCACCGCGCTGCTCACCTTCGCCGGCTGCGCCAGCGCGCAACACACGCAGCCGGCCTTGGGGGCCGAGCAATCCACCGGGGGCCGCGTGGTCACTACGACCTCCGAGGCCGGCATCTGCCCGCCCGGCCCGCTGGAATCCCTGCAGGGCTGCACCCTGATTGCCGGCGATCTGGTGATCGAGCGCTACGAGGCCCCGGCGCTCCCCGACCTGGGGAGCCTGCGCCGGATTGAGGGCAGCCTGATCGTGCGCCAGAGCCCGCAGCTCAACCACCTGGAGGGCCTGCGCAACCTGGAAGCCGTGGGTGGCGACCTGATGCTGGTGGGGCTCCCCGGTTTGGCCACCCTCCAGGGCCTCCAGAACCTCCGAGTGCTCGCCAGGGAATTGCATCTGGTGGAGGTGGGCGTCGACGCCTGCGAGGTGACGCGCCTGCTTCAGGGCCTGCGCGAACGTGGCTACCAGGGACGCGCCCAGGTCCTGGGCGTGGACGCCTCGGCCCAATGCCCGCTCGACCCCGAATCGCCCGCGCTGGCGGGCGCTTCGCCCCCCGGCGCTCCCGGCGCAGACGCGGTACCGCCGGCCCTCAACCCCACGCTCCCCCCGATCTCCCTGCCCCCCACCTCCGAGATTCGCGGGGGCCACCACCTGGAGACCATCCACCCCGAGATCGCCCTGCGCGCGCGCCTTCTATATGCGCTGCTCGAGCACGAGGGCATCGAAGTGATCTTTATCTCGGGCTACCGGCGCTGGAGTCCGCCGGGCGGCCGGCGCCTGGCGAGCTGGCATCACGTGGGTCTCTCTTTCGATCTCAACCTGACCCACCGCGCCACCATGAGCGAGGCCAACCGGCACTACGACCAGGACAAGGCCCGGTGGGAACGCATCGGCGAGCTGGCCGAAGGGCTCGGGATCATCTGGGGGGCGCGCTATGACGATATCTTTCATTTTGAGTGGCACCCGGGCCACCACGCCCGCATGCGCCAGGATGAATTCGATCGCTTTCGGAGCCTGGCCGGCCGCAAACTGGTGGACTACCGCCAGACCTGGGAGCTCTTTGAGCCCGAGCGTCGCGACGAGTTTCCGGGCCCGCCCTGCTTTGGCGGCTGCTTCACACCACCGGACGCCGGGCTTGCCGAGCTCTTAGAAGCTCTACGCTAAATGCGCCCCCCCTTCCCCCTCTTATATGCGTCGTCCCGCCACGCAGCCGGCGCCCCGCCAAAGGACCGCTAACGCCGGATTCTGTGCCATTCTGGCACGCCCGACGAGGCACCTGGAGTAAAAACCCACCCATCCTCGCCAACTTATGCCCTCACACCACTTGTCATCTGCGCTGCATTTCGCTACAGCTGCGCGTACTTAAGCATGGATTTCGTCACATTTTGCATGTGGCATATGACTTGCTCTAACCTTGAGAGTTCTTAACCGGGCTCACTCCGGCAAGCTGTCGCCGACTTACCTCATGGATCTGCCGATGACTCGCACCTCTACCTACATTGTCTCACTGCTCGCGCTGGCGCTCTTAACCGGCGTCGGCTGTGGCGAGAGCAGCGTGCATTATAACAGCGGCGACGATGTCACCCGGGTGGGTGATAACACCGATCGTGATCCCCCCGACACCGGCAACCCGCATGCGCAGGGCTACACACTGCGCGTTGTGGGAGACGCCGCCTCGGAGACCTACCTGGGACAGACCGCCCGGCTGCAGACGATCCTGGTCGACGATCAGGACCAGCCCGTCGCCGACGAGTCCATCACCTTTGAGATCCTCGCCGACACCGGCTCGCCAGACGTCCGCCTGCAGTCACGCGCGGTGATCACCAACGAGCAGGGGCTCGCCAGCAACCTCCTGGTGGTGGGCGACCTCTTTGGCACCCTGCGCGTGCGCGCCTCCCACCCGGGCGCAAACGCGCCGGTGGAGTTTGTGATCAACATCACCGACGCCCCCACCGGCGATCTGCGCGTGGGTGTGGACTACAGCCAGAGCGACCTGGCCCCCCTGAGCATGGTGCAGGTCCGGCTCTGGGACTCGGTGCGCCACCCCTGCTCAACCATCCCCACCTTCCTGCCGCCTGCCGATGCGCCGGTGCACCAGGCCGACCTGCTCGACATCACCGAGATGGCCTCCTTTGACGCGATCGACCCCACGCACCGCTTCACCGCGGTGGTCTACGGTCGCGGCGCCTTTGATCAGATCATGGCCTTTGGTTGCCTGGACGACGTCAGCGCCGAGCCCGAAGCGATTACCGATGTCGTCGTCACCCTGGACCTGCTCCACCTGATGTCCACCGGCGTCTACAACGTGGAGAGCTACTGGGACTTCCGCGAGGCGATCTCAAGCACCGGGGCGATTGGCTCGACCATCGTGGGCGCAATCGAGGCCATCTCGAACCCGGGTCGCGCCATCGCCGATCTGGCCGTCGACTGGGCTCAAGATTGGGTCTGCGACAATCGCAGCCTCGAAGAATGCGCTATCGCGCTGGCCTTTGGCGGAGAGGCCCGTGACACCATCGAAGAATTCATCAACGAACAGCTCAGCCGCATGCAGTTCTTCGAGGACCTGATGGCCATCGGCCAGGACCTCAACGACACCATCAGTCAGATGAAGGTCGAGAGCATCCTGACCATCTCCAACAAGCAGGTCGGCGAAGGTGAGCTGCGCGGGGTGGACTCCTGGCGCGCGATGAACTTTTACTGGCGACGCAACTGCACCGACACCAGCCCGGCCGACTGTGGCGAGATCCGCTTTGGCCTGGGCTCGGGCAGCACCATCGGCGCCCTGGAGTCGGAGTGGGACGGCCGACTGGCCGACTACAACCGCCTGGAGATCGATGCCCACGAACTCACCGTACCCTACGGCCTGGTGATCCTGGAGATCCTCAACAACACGCTGATCCCGGCGATGACCGGCGGCAACGCCAATAGCATCTCGGGCGCGCTCAACTACTGGATCTGCGACAACCTGGGCACCGTCACCGTGGCCGGCATTAACCTGCCCATCGGCGGCGTCTGCAGCAGCCTGGTCGCGCCGCTGATCAGCACCTACGCCAACCAATTCCTCGCCGACCTGGACTTCTCCATCAACCTCTTCGTCGAAGGCGAAGGCCTGATGTATGACACCGACTCCGATGGTCAGGTCGACCTGATCGACGAGGGGATCTTCCACGGGGAGATTCGCCGCGACAACGGGCCGCCCACCCAGATGGAAGCCTCGTTTGAGGGCACGCGCCAGCCCTGAAGCGGCGAGAGCGCTGACGAGGTCAGCCTCCCCTCTCTCCAAAACTCGCCACCTTCGGGTGGCGATTTTTTTTTATGCCCGGCACCTCCCCGAACACTCGGCCATCTGAGGGCAGCGCGTCGGGAAACGCCTCCCAAAACCCTTGTCAGCCCCCGTAGACCTAAATAGGTTCGCGCTCCCGCGCGTTAGAAGGACGAGCGCGGGCCCCTCGGCGCCCGCCCCGTCCCCAAAAGCACACCGATCGGAGCCCTCGACCATGACCGACTACCTCCCCATTGAAACGCCGCACTCTCGGCCCCCCGAGACCTTTAGCCACCGCAGCCAGGTGGTCGCCTTCACCCTGGCGGTCTTTCTGGGCATGTTTGGCGTGCACCGCTTCTACGCCGGCAAAATCCTGAGCGGCCTGCTGATGTTTTTCACCGGCGGCGGCTTCGTACTCTGGTGGGCCATCGACGTGATGACCATCCTGATGGGCCGCTTCCGCGACGCTCAGGGCTACCGCCTGGCGCCGCCCACCCCGGACGGGCAGCAGGGGCGTCGCCAGATCACAAACCCGCCGCATCACGCCCGGCCCGACCAGCGCACCCTCGCTCATCAAGCCCCCCGCAGCGAAGAAGCGCTGGCCGAAGAGGAGCTCGACCGGCTCCTCGACGACCCGTTGGCCGACGAGTTCGCGCGTCTGGAGCGCGAGATGGGCCAGGATGGCCACGTCGAAGCTCCCGAGGAGCGCGTGCCGGCCCACTCGCATCGCTGACCGCGCATCGCCGGCAAAGCCCCCGGGGCGGGCCGCGCCCACAAAAAAAGCCCGCTGGAGCGGGCTTTTTTCGTTCGTCATACGAGCTGCGGGAGGCCTCTCTTTACAAAGCCTCCCGCAACGCTTAGTCGACGGGCAAGGTCATAAAGATCGTGGCGCCCTGCCGATAGAGGAGCACCAGCACCTGCGCGCGGGAGGCCTCCCAGTGCTTGCTCACATCGTGCGGCGAGCTCACCGAACGGCGGTTCACCTCCAGAATCACGTCGCCCGGGCGCAGACGCAGGCGCGCCGCCGGGCTGCCCGGCTCGATCTCGGTCACGACCACGCCCTCGCGCACCGCCGCCGGAATCCGCAGCTGGGCGCGCAATCCCTGATCCAGCGCCTGGAGGCTCAGCCCCTCCACCGGCGCTCCGACCGACCCCGGAGCCGACGCCCCCTGAGCCTCGTCGACCGACCCCAGCGCCAGACGCCCCTTCATCTCCTGGCCCTGGCGCACAAAGGTGATCTCCACCTCGGTGCCCGGCTGATTCATCCCCACCCGGTTGCGCAGCTCCGCCGGCGAATCTACCGAGCGCCCGGCAATCGCGGTGATGATGTCGCCCCGCTGCAGCCCGGCGCGCTCCGCCGGGCTCTCCGGCTGCACATCACTGACGACCACGCCCTGGCGGCGACCGCTCTCCCCCAGCGCTTCGGCCAGCCGCGGCGTCAGCTCCTGAATCGCCACGCCCAGCCACCCCCGACTCACGCGCCCCTCTTCGATCAGCCCCCGCATCACCCCCTGCACCATCGTCGAGGGGATGGCCAGGCTCACCCCCTGATACCCGCCGCTCTTGGAGAGGATGGCCGTGTTGATCCCCACCAGCTCCCCGCGCAGGTTCACCAACGGCCCCCCGGAGTTGCCCGGGTTGATCGCCGCGTCGGTCTGAATGAAGTCCTCGTAATCGACAATCCCCATATTGCCGCGCCCCTTGGCCGAGACAATCCCCAGGGTCACCGTACTCGAGAGCCCGAAGGGGTTGCCGATGGCCACCACCGACTCGGCCAGGCGCAGGGAATCGCTGTCGCCAAACACGATGGCCTTTAAGTCGGCGGGCGCCTCTTTGAAGCGCAACACCGCGATGTCACTCTGCGGATCGGTGCCCACCACCTCGGCCTCAAACTCTCGCCCGTCATGCAAGGTGAGCGTGATGGTGTCGGCGCCCTCGATCACGTGGTTGTTGGTGATCACCACCCCCTCGGCATCCACGATCACCCCGGAGCCGATGCCCTCCTGCACCCGCTCCTGGGGCTGCGGCCCCCCGCGGGGCCCAAAGAAGGGATGCCCGCCAAAGGGAGAACGACCAAATGGCGAGCTACGCTGGCGCACGGCCCGCTCGGTATGAATGCCGACCACCGAGGGCATCACCTGAGCGACCATATCGGGCAGCTCCAGGCGCATGGCCATCTCGGCCTGATTCACCCGCAGGTCGGCCCCGCCGGTGGGCTCAATCTTTTGGAGCGCGCTCAGGTCCACCGGGGCTTCTTCGACCGCCGGCGCGCTGACCTCGGGGTCCGGGGCACTCTCGGGTTGAAAACAGGCCACGCTTGTGGCCGCCAGCAACGCGATCACAGATCCAGCTTTTCGCATGAGCTTTTCTCCTGTCTCCATCGTCTTTTCCATCTGCTTTTATGCGCCCTGACGCCCAAAACGTGGCGTCGAGGCAGGCGGGATTTTCAACGATCGCCCTCTCAAAAATCATTCCCGCCCCCTCACATCTGGGCCCGCCCGTTGGCGAGCGCGAACCTCTGCGCTATAAGGAAGGCCATCACAGGCCCCACCCAAGCCCCCTTAAACCCTCGATGTGTCGTATGTTCCAGGTCGCCTGCCAGCCCTTCCGATGGCCCCTGGCGCTCGCTGCTGCGCTGGTCCTCTCCACGCTGGCGGGCTGTGAGCGCGTCGGTGACTGGGTCGATGGCGAGTGCCAGGAGGGCCAGCTCGACCGCCCCCGCTTCTGCGACCGCGACGGCGACCTGGTCGCCGACCGCGACCCCACGGGCCAGCGCTGGCTCAACCCCGAGACCCTGATCTTTGCCTACACCCCGGTCGAAGATCCGGCGCAGTACCGCGATGTGTGGAACGGCTTCTTAAAACACCTGGAGGCCGAGACCGGCCGACGAGTGCAGTTTTTCCCGGTGGGCTCCAACGCGGCCCAGATCGAGGCGATGCGCGCCGGACGCCTGCACATCGCCGGATTCAACACCGGGAGCCTCCCCCTGGCGGTCAACTGCGCGGGTTTTAAGCCCCTGGCGATGATGGCCGCCGCCGATGGCTCTTTTGGCTACGAGATGGAGCTGATCACCCACGTCGACAGCCCCATCACCTCGGTTGAAAAGCTGCGGGGCCACACCCTGGCCTTCACCTCTCCGACCTCCAACTCCGGCTTTAAGGCCCCCTCGGCGCTGCTGGGATCGGAGTTTGATCTCCAGGCCGAACGCGACTTCGAGGTCGCCTACTCCGGACGCCACGACAACTCACTACTCGGCGTGTTCAACCGCGACTACGACGCCGCCGCGGTGGCCAACGTGGTCACCGACCGCCTCTTTGAGCAGGGCAAAGTCCCCCGCGACCAGATCCGCACGCTCTACACCTCCAAGACCTTCCCCACCACCGGGTTTGGCGTAGCCTACAACCTGCATCCGGAGCTGGAAGAGGCGATTCGCCGGGCTTTCTTCAGCTTCCCCTGGGAGGGCTCGGTGCTCGATGAGGAGTTCCCCGACGAAGACGGCTTCATCCCCATTTCCTACGCCGAACACTGGGCGGTGATCCGCCAGATCGACCAGGTGTTTAACCCCGGCTACGCCTGCCGATAACCTTTTTGAGCCAAGGCCCCGACCATGCTTACCCTCCAAGGTCTGCACAAACGCTACCCCGACGGATTTGTCGCCCTGCCCTCGGTCGATCTCCAGGTGCCCCGCGGCCAGCTCGTGGCGCTGATCGGCCCCTCGGGCGCCGGCAAATCCACGCTGATCCGCTGCATCAATCGCCTGGTCGAACCCACCGCCGGCTCGGTCAAACTCGGCGACCAGGAACTCAGCAACCTCTCGCGCGCCGAGCTCCGAGAGGCACGCCGGCGCATCGCGATGATTTTTCAGGACTACGCCCTGGTCGACCGCCTCACGGTGATGGAGAACGTGCTCAGCGGGCGCCTGGGCTACGTGAGCTTTCTCGACAGCCTGCTGCGCCGCTTCCCCCCGGCCGATGTTGAGCGCGCCTTCGATCTTCTGGAGACCGTGGGACTCAAGGGGCTGCATGACCGCCGCGCCGACGCCCTCTCCGGCGGCCAGCGCCAGCGCGTGGGCATCGCCCGCGCCCTGATGCAGCAGCCCGAACTCCTGCTGGTCGACGAGCCCACCGCCAGCCTCGATCCCCGCACCGCTCGCCAGGTCATGCAGCTTTTGAGCGACCTGTGCAAAGAGCGCGATCTCACCGCGATCATCAACATTCACGACGTGCCCCTGGCCCGCGCCTACACCGACCGCATCGTCGGCCTGCAGGCCGGCTCCATCGTCTTTGACGGCGCCCCGGCCGAGCTCACCGACGCGGTGCTCCCCGAGA
It includes:
- a CDS encoding BREX system ATP-binding domain-containing protein; translated protein: MSSSAPHPDMLWRAYTAARYLVLTPEPRELRCDEPAGALDALPELTPETPWALITAHNPASRLCSPAQNARSHAALTHLIQERGLHHRPTRALDPQGDWPPEEGFLIYPLAPDDALHLARRFGQNAALIGTGTGPVTLLDCRPQPGTGLPPRVVEAMRLGVVPDEAVDAYTVGRHDEIARVNDDLQALTHGAGNLRVLLADYGAGKTHLLEVIARQALAQNFLVARVVLDARACSPGNPGRVYRGLIDQLTYPEHPGAARQGLTPLFERALQSPQARARFALPPLPGPDQDCGELPTPEAHLYLSCALTHFERLQHTPDPPLLDRLMRWVEGQPMGRNRDLDQALRRLKGKHRTVYSLKDYRPWARIYAYLLSGIHVLARDAGYAGLVLLFDEAERFALLSSENREHATNLFKAMAAASLGADAAPFEQDDLRHGGLGVLQTLPARYSPGQGLLALFAMTPDDQGVNALREAAPDDAFVDLNPLGPDDFELLAARVLRLYRQAHTQALPAALDQLLPRIIAGLYRHGLVTSPRQAMKFIVELLDIARHNPGALRPAVAELQGLLGAGTS
- a CDS encoding alpha/beta fold hydrolase, whose amino-acid sequence is MSTALSPLPHLHTLEALQKGPLIIGLHGWGGSYHTFDPLRAHLPPQRAFAACDWPGYGRSPAPATYSLDAIVEPVADWLATLRTRHSGPFIGVGSCSGALLGIELLRRHPDQLDHLIMVEPFAFNPWYLKLFLIPGFGRLAYATTFANPLGRWLTNRSLATQGDNQPDLTTVAHTPMRTTLSYLRELDRMGHARRFHEVTTPLTLVHGQHTFGALIRGIPLWQELFPAAPLHVIEGAGHLPLNETPALVARVVEGEVARAQSSRSKPTSLSLSQP
- a CDS encoding M15 family metallopeptidase: MVSHTSRRSMTKLAQIAVLSATALLTFAGCASAQHTQPALGAEQSTGGRVVTTTSEAGICPPGPLESLQGCTLIAGDLVIERYEAPALPDLGSLRRIEGSLIVRQSPQLNHLEGLRNLEAVGGDLMLVGLPGLATLQGLQNLRVLARELHLVEVGVDACEVTRLLQGLRERGYQGRAQVLGVDASAQCPLDPESPALAGASPPGAPGADAVPPALNPTLPPISLPPTSEIRGGHHLETIHPEIALRARLLYALLEHEGIEVIFISGYRRWSPPGGRRLASWHHVGLSFDLNLTHRATMSEANRHYDQDKARWERIGELAEGLGIIWGARYDDIFHFEWHPGHHARMRQDEFDRFRSLAGRKLVDYRQTWELFEPERRDEFPGPPCFGGCFTPPDAGLAELLEALR
- a CDS encoding TM2 domain-containing protein; the protein is MTDYLPIETPHSRPPETFSHRSQVVAFTLAVFLGMFGVHRFYAGKILSGLLMFFTGGGFVLWWAIDVMTILMGRFRDAQGYRLAPPTPDGQQGRRQITNPPHHARPDQRTLAHQAPRSEEALAEEELDRLLDDPLADEFARLEREMGQDGHVEAPEERVPAHSHR
- a CDS encoding DegQ family serine endoprotease, coding for MRKAGSVIALLAATSVACFQPESAPDPEVSAPAVEEAPVDLSALQKIEPTGGADLRVNQAEMAMRLELPDMVAQVMPSVVGIHTERAVRQRSSPFGRSPFGGHPFFGPRGGPQPQERVQEGIGSGVIVDAEGVVITNNHVIEGADTITLTLHDGREFEAEVVGTDPQSDIAVLRFKEAPADLKAIVFGDSDSLRLAESVVAIGNPFGLSSTVTLGIVSAKGRGNMGIVDYEDFIQTDAAINPGNSGGPLVNLRGELVGINTAILSKSGGYQGVSLAIPSTMVQGVMRGLIEEGRVSRGWLGVAIQELTPRLAEALGESGRRQGVVVSDVQPESPAERAGLQRGDIITAIAGRSVDSPAELRNRVGMNQPGTEVEITFVRQGQEMKGRLALGSVDEAQGASAPGSVGAPVEGLSLQALDQGLRAQLRIPAAVREGVVVTEIEPGSPAARLRLRPGDVILEVNRRSVSSPHDVSKHWEASRAQVLVLLYRQGATIFMTLPVD
- the phnD gene encoding phosphate/phosphite/phosphonate ABC transporter substrate-binding protein — translated: MFQVACQPFRWPLALAAALVLSTLAGCERVGDWVDGECQEGQLDRPRFCDRDGDLVADRDPTGQRWLNPETLIFAYTPVEDPAQYRDVWNGFLKHLEAETGRRVQFFPVGSNAAQIEAMRAGRLHIAGFNTGSLPLAVNCAGFKPLAMMAAADGSFGYEMELITHVDSPITSVEKLRGHTLAFTSPTSNSGFKAPSALLGSEFDLQAERDFEVAYSGRHDNSLLGVFNRDYDAAAVANVVTDRLFEQGKVPRDQIRTLYTSKTFPTTGFGVAYNLHPELEEAIRRAFFSFPWEGSVLDEEFPDEDGFIPISYAEHWAVIRQIDQVFNPGYACR
- the phnC gene encoding phosphonate ABC transporter ATP-binding protein, with the protein product MLTLQGLHKRYPDGFVALPSVDLQVPRGQLVALIGPSGAGKSTLIRCINRLVEPTAGSVKLGDQELSNLSRAELREARRRIAMIFQDYALVDRLTVMENVLSGRLGYVSFLDSLLRRFPPADVERAFDLLETVGLKGLHDRRADALSGGQRQRVGIARALMQQPELLLVDEPTASLDPRTARQVMQLLSDLCKERDLTAIINIHDVPLARAYTDRIVGLQAGSIVFDGAPAELTDAVLPEIYGGEDWDSDQTHLDTAGEGVAA